Below is a window of Stappia sp. DNA.
GGGTCCGGTGACGGTTCTGACCTACAAGGTGCATGCGCAGGTGGGGGGCAAGCTGGCGCAATTGGGCAGCCGGCTGATCGTGTCGACGTCGCGCAAGATGGCGGACGAGTTCTTCAGCGCGTTCAAGGAGATCGTGGAGGGCGACGGCGCGGCGGCCGGGGAGACGGCGGCCGGGGATGGCGCGGCGACGGCGGCTTCCGCGACCGCTGCGACGACGGCCGCGACCGACACGGCCGAGGCCGCGACCGAAACGCAGGAGAGCATGACGGAGCGGGTGTCGCAGTCTGTGTCGGAGGCGGCGCATGCGGTCGAGGAGCGTGTGGAGCACGCGGCGGAGGATCTCGGCAAGGCGGCGCATGAGGTGGAGGAACGGGTCGAACAGGCGGCCGAACGCGGCTTTCTGGGCGGCCCGATGATGTGGGGCCTGATCGCGCTGGCCGGTCTGATCGCGCTTCTGGCGCTCTTGAGCTGAGGTCGCGCGCCCCGGTGCCCCCCGTGTCCCCGGTGCCCCCGTGTCCCCGGTTCCCGCTGCCCCCGAGGGCGCCGGGCCGCCGGCCGGGCCGGACACCGGGTCCCGGGTCGGACACCGAGTTGAAGTGTGGATGGGTCGACGCGTGGACGGGACGAGGGTGCGAAGCATGCCGGGCCTGAGCGCAGGACAGAGGACCGGAGCGACGGGCCAGCGCGACGGGCCTGCGCGACGGGCCAGCGCGATGGGCCGGGGATCGAGGACCGGGACCGGCCTGACCGGATATCGGGCCTGACCGGATATCGGGCCTGAACGAGAGAGACCGAACGAGGGTTAACGAGGGAGGATGCGCATGGCCGAAGTGACCATGACGGTGAACGGCAAGTCGGTGTCGAGGACGGTGGAGGACCGCACGCTTCTGGTGGAGTTCCTGCGCGAGGGCGCGGGTCTGACGGGCACGCATGTGGGCTGCGACACCTCGCAGTGCGGGGCCTGCGTGGTGCATGTGGACGGCAAGGCGGTGAAGGCCTGCACGATGCTGGCGGCGCAGGCTTCGGGCGCGTCGGTGACGACGGTGGAGGGTCTGGCGTCGGGCGGCGAGCTGCACCCGGTGCAGGCGGCCTTCCGCGAGCATCACGGCCTGCAATGCGGCTTCTGCACGCCGGGGATGATCATGGCCGCCGTCGACATGATCGAGCGCCTGGGCGCGCCGCTCGACGAGGCGACGATCCGGGCGGAGCTGGAGGGCAACATCTGCCGCTGCACCGGCTACCACAACATCGTCAAGGCGATCGCGGCGGCGAGCGAGACCATGGCGGGGATGAAGACGGCCGCCGAATAGGCCGGCGGCGCCCGGCCGGGACGGCCCGGACGAACCCGGGACGGACGGGGCGCGCTGCAGGCATACCGGCAAGAGAGCGCCGTTGGAGGACGGCGCCCCTGGACGGTGACGGCCCTGGAGGAAACCCCGCGCGTCTTCGGAAGAGCCTCTTCGGAAGAGCATCTGCGGAGGAGCCTCCGGGGAGGCGCGGCGGGAGGAGACGGCGGCGCGCGCCGGGGGGCGCGAGGGCCGCAGGCGGAGACGCCACACAGGTGAGCCACACAGGCACGCCACACAGGCGAGCCGGACAGGTGAGCCAAACAGGCACGCCGGAGACGGAGGACGCGATGCTGCGCCCCGGAGCCGGTCAGGACCCTTGAGGGAGGATGCAATGGCAGGATCGACGGAAGGCATCGGCGCGCCGGTGAAGCGGCGCGAGGACAAGCGCTTCATCACCGGCAAGGGGCGCTACACGGACGACATGGCGGTGGCGGGCATGTGCCATGCCGCCTTCGTGCGCTCGCCGCACGCCCATGCGAAGGTGCGGGGCATCGACGCGGAGGCCGCGCGCGCCATGCCCGGCGTGATCGCGGTTCTGACCGGCGAGGAACTGGTCGCCGACGGGGTCGGCAACCTGATCTGCGGCTGGATGATCCACTCCAAGGACGGCACGCCGATGAAGATGGGCGCCTGGCGGGCGCTGGAGGGCGAGACCGTGCGCCATGTCGGCCAGGCGGTGGCGGTGGTCGTCGCCGAGACGCGCACGCAGGCGCGCGACGCGGCCGACGCGGTGGTCGTCGACTACGACCCGCTGCCGGCGGTGGTCGATGCGCTGGACGCGCTCGAGCCGGGCGCGCCGCAGCTGCACGAGGAGGCGCCGGGCAACCTGATCTTCGACTGGGAGATCGGCGACGCGGCGGCGGTCGACGCGGCCTTCGCCGCGGCCGCGCATGTGACGAAGATGGAGATCCGCAACAACCGTCTGGTGCCCAACCCGATGGAGCCGCGCGCGGCGCTTGCCTCCTACGACGCGGCGGAAGAGCACTACACGCTGTGGACCACCTCGCAGAACCCGCATGTGGCGCGGCTGGTGCTCTCGGCCTTCTACAACATCGCGCCGGAGCACAAGCTCCGGGTGATCGCGCCGGATGTCGGCGGCGGCTTCGGCTCCAAGATCTACATCTACCCGGAAGAGATGGTCTGCCTGTGGGCCTCGAAGAAGACGGGCGTGCCGGTCAAATGGACCTGCGACCGCACGGAGGCCTTCCTCACCGACGCCCATGGCCGCGACCATCATTCGCAGGCCGAGATGGCGCTCGACGCCGACAACCGGATCACCGGCTTGCGGGTCAAGACGGTGGCGAACCTCGGCGCCTATATGTCGCTGTTCTCCTCCTCGGTGCCGACCTATCTCTACGCCACGCTGCTGTCGGGCCAATACGACATCCCGGCGATCCATGCGAACGTGAAGACGGTCTACACCAACACCACGCCGGTGGACGCCTATCGCGGCGCGGGCCGGCCGGAGGCGACCTATCTGGTGGAACGCATGATGGAGACGGCGGCGCGCGAACTGGGGGTGGACCCGGCCGCGTTCCGGCGCAAGAACTTCGTGCGCGCCTTCCCGCATCAGACGCCGGTGATCATGTGCTACGACGCGGGCGACTACGACGCCTCGCTGGACGCGGCCTTGAAGGCCATCGACTACGACGGCTTCGCGGCGCGCAAGGCGGAGGCCGCGCGGCGCGGCAAGCTGAGGGGTCTCGGCTTCTCCTGCTACATCGAGGCCTGCGGCATCGCGCCCTCGCAGGCCGTCGGCTCGCTCGGCGCCGGCGTCGGCCTGTGGGAATCGGCGGAGGTGCGGGTCAATCCGGTCGGCACCATCGAGGTTCTGACCGGCTCGCACAGCCACGGCCAGGGGCACGAGACGACCTTCGCGCAGTTGGTGGCGGAGCGGTTGGGTGTCGGGCTCGACACGGTGTCGATCGTGCATGGCGACACCGACAAGGTGCAGTTCGGCATGGGCACCTACGGCTCGCGCTCGGGCGCGGTCGGCATGTCGGCGATCTCGCGGGCGCTCGACAAGGTGGAGGCCAAGGCGAAGAAGCTCGCCGCGCATCTGATGGAGGCGTCGGAAGGCGACATCACGCTGGAGGGCGGCACCTTCAAGGTGGCGGGCACGGACAAGGAGCTGCCCTTCTTCCAGGTGGCGCTGGCCGCCTATACGGCACACAACATGCCCGACGGCATGGAGCCGGGGCTGAAGGAGGGGGCCTTCTACGATCCCACCAACTTCACCTTCCCCTCCGGGACCTACATCTGCGAGGTGGAGGTGGATCCGGAGACCGGCAAGACGGAGATCGTGGACTTCGTGGCGGCCGACGACTTCGGCACGATCATCAACCCGATGATCGTGGAGGGTCAGGTGCACGGCGGGCTGACGCAGGGCATCGGCCAGGCGCTTTACGAGAACGCGGCCTATGACGCGGACGGGCAGCTGCTGTCGGCCTCCTACATGGACTATTGCATGCCGCGCGCCGACGACGTGCCCTCCTACCGGCTGATGACGACGGTGACGGAATGCCCGGGCAATCCGCTGGGCATGAAGGGCTGCGGCGAGGCCGGGGCCATCGGCTCGCCGCCGGCGGTGATCAACGCGATCACCGACGCGATCGGCACCAACGCGCTGGAGATGCCGGCGACCCCGGCCAACGTGTGGCGCGCGCTCCAGGGCGCGCAGGCCGCGCAGGCGGCCGAGTAAGGCGCTCGAGCCCCCGCGGCCGGCCCGGGTCGGTCGCGGGGAGGAGCGCCACGACGACAGCACGGATGATGTGCCGGTCGGTCCGGCAAGCCCCGTTGAGGAAGGCTCACAGGGCAAGCCTCACGGGAGACGGGCCATCCGGCGAAGACGGGATCAGGGTGAGGAGACCCGAGGATGTATGAGACCAGCTACCACCGGGCGACGAGCGTGGCCGACGCGGCGGCGAAGCTTGCGGCCAGCGACGAGGGCAAGATCCTGGCCGGCGGGCAGACGCTGCTGCCGACGATGAAGCAGCGGCTCGCCGCGCCCTCCCATGTGATCGACGTGCGCCACATCGCCGACATGGCCGGCATTGCCGAGACCGGCGCGGGCGGGGTGCGCATCGGCGCGGCGACGACCCATGCCGAGGTGGCCACCTCGCAGATCGTCCAGCGTCTGCTGCCGGGGCTCGCCAGCCTTGCCGGCCACATCGGCGATCCGCATGTGCGCCACATGGGCACGATCGGCGGCTCGCTCGCCAACAACGATCCGGCCGCCGACTATCCCGCCGCCGTCCTTGCGCTCGGCGCGACGATCCACACCGACAGGCGCCAGATCGCGGCCGAGGACTACTTCACCGGCCTGTTCGAGACCGCGCTCGACGACACCGAGATCGTCACCGCGGTGGAGATCCCGGCCGCCAGCGCCTGCGCCTACGCCAAATACCCCAACCCCGCCTCGCGCTACGCCATGGTCGGCGTCTTCGTGGCGAGGACCGACGCGGGCGTGCGCGTCGCGGTGACGGGTGCCGGCGCCGACGGCGTCTTCCGCCACGCCGGCCTGGAAACAGCCCTTGAGGCCGACTTCTCACCCGACGCCATCGCCGGCGTGACCACCGACGCAAACGGCCTGCTCGCCGACATCCACGGCTCCGCCGACTACCGCGCCCACCTCATCACCGTCATGGCAAAACGCGCCGTAAACGCCTGCAAACCCTGACGCAAACCCGACACCCCCGGCCCGGACAAAACCCCGGGCCGGGGGAAGCAGGTGGGGCGGGGCGCACCAAGACGAAGGCCGGGGCGTCGCTTATCCTTGCGGCAGGGGTCGCGGGCCGGCCCGGTGCACCAGGCGTGCCAGCGCGGCGATGACGACCACCGTCGCGACGATGCGGCCGACGAGCACGACCCAGACGTCCGCGCCGATGGCCAGCATCAGCGCCGTGTCCTCGATCAGCGAGTGGCACAGCGACAGGCAACTCAGCGCAAGGAACAGGTCGCGCTTGTCGTAGCGCGTCGTCATGGTTTCCTGGATGATCAGCCCGCCGCCATAGGAGAGGCCGAGCAGCAGGCCGATCGAGGTCAGCGGCGCAAGCGACGGCGGGATGCCGAGAAGGCGGAGCAGGGGATTGAGCGCCCGCGTGCTCCAGGCGATGACGCCGAGCGCCTTCAGCACGTCGAGCAGCAGGAACAGCGCGACGATGATCGTCAGCATGGTCAGCAGCGACTGCCCGGTCGCCAGCGCCCAGGAGCTCCAGTCCGGCGTCGACAGGCCCGCCGGCATCCAGTCGAGCGCAACGACCGGCGAGACGGTTTCGGTGAGGCGATAGATCCAGGCAACGACCGCTGCGTAGACGAAGCCGACCCCGACCCGCAGCGCGGAGGTGGCGAGGAAACTCGCCCCGGCCCGGCGCACGATGGCCTGTTCCACCGGAAGCGCGTGCGCGAAGAGCATCAGCGAGGCGAGCACGCTGATCTCGGCGACCGTGAGCGCCATCTCGCCCTGAAGCGAGACGAAGGCGCCGAGGCCGCCGTAGAGGCTGGTGAGCAGGGTGACGGCCCAGATCAGCCCCGCTTCCGGCGGCAGGTCGACAAGGGCCATGACGGGCGCAAGACCCCGGCCGAGCGCGTCGGTGAGCCCGTAGAGGTCGCCGAGGCGCACCAGCAGCATCACCGGGAGCATGATCTTCACCAGCACCAGGAAGGTGGCGAAGCTGCGATGGAGAAGCGAGCGCGGGTAGGAGAGCATGGAGCGGAAGCTTTTCATGGACCCTGCTGCACGGAAAACCAGGGTCGGGACGGAACGGGCGGGCAAAGGGGAGGGGCGCTTAGGGGCGATGCGGCGGGAGGGCCGAAGGCCTGACCGCAGATCCGGACCGGCCAGTCGGCCCGGCCTTGCCGCCCCTCCTATCGCGGAACGCCGACGTTGTCTCCCCCTTCCTCCGTGGCGGTGACGGGAAGGAGGCGCGAAAACCGGAGGCAGGAATGGAACGTGAAACGGCCCGGAGCGTGTCCGGGCCGTCTCGTGTCATATGTCTCGGGCGCTGTCGCGCCGCGTGAAGGCGTCAGGCGGCGGTGACCTCCTCGAGGAAGCCGTCGATCCGCGCCCGCAGATCGCGCGTCTTCTGGCCGACGTCGCCGGAGGCGGAGAGCACCATGTCGGCGGAGGCGTTGGTTTCCGCGACCGCGTTGGACAGGGTGCCCATGTTCTCCGAGACCGCCGTGGTGCCTTCGGCCGCGTTCTGAACGTTGCGCGAGATCTCGTTGGTCGCGGCACCCTGCTGCTCGACGGCCGCCGCGATGGCCGAGGTATAGGTGTCGACCTCCTCCATCGTCGCGGTGATGCCGGCGATGGCGTCCACCGCCTCCCGGGTCGAGTTCTGGATGGCGGAGATCTGCGAGCTTATGTCCTCCGTCGCCTTGGACGTCTGGTTGGCGAGTTCCTTCACCTCCGCCGCGACGACCGCGAAGCCCTTGCCGGCTTCCCCGGCGCGTGCCGCCTCGATGGTGGCGTTGAGGGCGAGGAGATTGGTCTGCTCGGCGATCGCCTGGATGAGGTTGACCACCTCGCCGATCTTGTTGGCGGCTTCCGCCAGACCGGCGACCTTCTCGTTGGTCTCCCGCGTGCCTTCGCTGGCCCGGGTGACCACCTGGGTGGTCTGGCCGACCTGCCGCGAGATCTCGCTGATCGAGGCGGCGAGTTCCTCCGCCGCCGTCGCGACGTTCTCCACGTTCTGCGTGGCCGTTCCGCTGGCGCGCGAGGTTTCCTCCGCACGCCCCGCGCTTTCGCTGGCGATACGGGTGAGGTCGCGGGCCGTTTCCTCCATGCCGGCGGCGGTTTCGCCGACGGACCCCAGGAGCTCCTGCACATGCGAGCGGAAGTCGGCGATCAGCCGGTCGACGCGAGCCTGCCGCTCCGCCGCCGCCGCCTGCTCCTGCTCCTGGGCGGCGCGCATGCGGGCGCGCTCGCGCATGTTGTCGCGGAACACCTCGAGCGTGCGGCTCATGGCGCCGATCTCGTCGCGCCGGTCGGCGTCGTCGATCTCGACATCCGTGTCGCCCTCGGCAAGCCGGCCCATGACGTTCGTGAGACGACGGGTGGGACGGGTGATGGCGAGCGACAGGACGACCGCGACGAGACCGCCGAAAGCGACCGCGACGGCCAGCGTGACGATGATGGCCCAGAAGCTCGCGGTGCCGGCGGCCGCGGCGTCCTGCGCCTGTTCGGCCGCGAGATCCGAAACCTGGGTGCGGACGTCGGCGGCGACGTCGGTCAGGCTTGCGGTCATGCGCGTGACCGTCTCGACGCTCGCCACCATGTCGTCGAAGGTGCCGCGATAGGCTTCGATCTCGCTCTTGATCTGCTCGACCATCTCCTCGACTTCCGGGAACTGGCTGGCGGCGGAGCCGATCATCCCGGCGAGCCGGTCGAGTTCGGCGAGCTCGCTGTGCACCTGCTCCTGGGTGGCCTCGCCGAAGCCGGAGATCAGTTCCAGCGTGGACCCCTTGATGCGCAGGGCCTGCTCGGCGAGATCGGCGCCATAGGCGGAGACCATGTCCACCTTCACCTGCGCCACCGCCTGCGCCTGCGCCTTTTTCTGCACGTCGGCAATCGCGGCATAGGCCGAGGTCTGGACCGTTTTCGCCATGTCGGAGATCGTGGCGAGCGTGCCCTTGACGTCCTGCCGCAACTGGTAGACCGAGGCGAAATCGGTGGTCGTGTTGAGCTCCGTCAACAGGGCCTCGAGTTCTTTCGTCTTTGCCGCGAGCTCCTCGACGAGCGCCTCGTCGATGCCGTCGACGCGCATGTTGGTGAGCGCCGCGGCGTCGGCCACGAGATTTGCCACGCCCGCCTCGGCCTCCTCCATGGAGGTCGAGGCCGTCGATGTGGTCGCCTGCAGGAACAGATACTGGATGCGCAGCGCCTCCTCGCGCAGCGCGGCGACCGTCCGGCCGATGTCGTCGGCGTTGCGCCGCGTGGCCGCCATGCCGACGCTCTGGCGCTTGGCGTCGCGGCGCTCGCCCTGCATCTGCGAGTTGATCATGTTGGCATGGTTGCCGAGCGCCGTCACCGTGCCGGTGAGGGTCTCCAGCAGGCTTTCCTGACGCATGATCTCGGCGTTGACCTTGTCGAAGTCCGTCTGCAACACGGCGACCGATCCAAGCGCCGCATCGACGGAGCCTTCGGCCTCCGCATCGCCGGCGACGGCAGTCTTCAGTGCGTCGAGCCGGGCGCCCAGAGCGGCGATGCCCTCGACCGTCTCGGTCGCGTTTTCGGGCGCGCGCGAGCGCAGGAAGGTTTCCTGCGCGGCGGAAACGTCCTGCAGCCGCGCCATGACGTCGGAGGCGACTTTCGAGGTCGACATCTGATCGGTGAGACCGCCGATCGTCATGGTGCCTGCACCGCCGACGATGGCAGTCAGAAGAAGAACGATCGCGAAGCCGCCGCCGATCTTGGCGGCAAACCCCATGTTGCCTACGAGCCTGAGCAGTCTTGACATCCCCATCCTCCGGAAGACTGGATTTTCCGCAAGGTAATCGGGTGGATGTGAATTCTAGGTAAATTAGCGGGTGTCTTTCAAAGCGACGGCAACCCTGGCGATTCCGGCGGGCGAGTGTCCGAACGAAAAAGGCGCGCGCCGGGTGGCGCGCGCCTGCAGGGTGCCGGATGTGGCGCGCGGCTCAGGCCGCCGCGACGCGGGAGAGGAACCGGTCGATTTCGGCCTTGAGGGCGTCGGTGTTCTGGCTCATGGCGCCGGAGGCGTCGAGCACGGTGTCGGCGGCGGAGCTGGTGCGCTCGACCGTCTCGGCCAGACGCTCCATGTTGCCGGTCACCGCGCTGGTGCCCTGGGCGGCCTGCTGGACCGAGCGCGAGATGTCGCTGGTCGCCGCCCCCTGCTGCTCGACGGCCGAGGCGATCGAGGTGGTGTAGCCGTTCACCTCCTGCATGATCTGCGCGATCTCGCCGATCGCCGTCACCGCCTCGCCGGTCGAGCCCTGGATCGCGCCGATCTGCGCGCTGATCTCCTCCGTCGCCTTCGAGGTCTGGGTGGCGAGTTCCTTGACCTCCGCCGCGACGACCGCGAAGCCCTTGCCGGCTTCCCCGGCGCGCGCCGCCTCGATGGTGGCGTTGAGGGCGAGCAGGTTGGTCTGCTCGGCGATGTCGGTGATCAGCTTGACCACCTCGCCGATCTTGCTCGCTGCCTCGGCGAGGCCGGCGATCTTCTCGTTGGTGGCATGGGTGCCCTCGGTCGCCTGCGCCACCACCTGGGTGGTCTGGCCGACCTGGCGGGAGATCTCGGCGATGGAGGCCGACAGCTCCTCCGCCGCCGAGGCCACGGTCTGCACGTTGGAGGTCGCGACGGAGCTTGCCTCGGACGTTTCGCTGGCGCGCTCCGCGCTGTCCTGCGCGCTGGCCGACAGATCGCGCGCCGTGCGGTCAAGGCCCGCCGCCGTCTCGCCCACCGTGCCGATCAGACCCTGGACCGTCTCGCGGAACTCCGTGATCAGCGTGTCGATCTCCGCCTGGCGCGCCTGCGTCGCGGCCGAGGCTTCCTCGCGCTCGGCGGCAAGCTCCCGGCGTTCCAGGGCGCGGCCCTTGAAGACCTCCACGGCGCGCGCCATGTCGCCGATCTCGTCGCCGCGCTGGGTGAAAGGTACCTCGACGCTCAGGTCCTCGTCGGCGATCTGACGGGCGGCCGCCGCCACCTGCGGGATCGGGCGCATCAGCCGGCGCGCGAGCAGGGCCATGCCGGCGACGGCGACCAGCAGGATCGGCACGAAGGCGATCAGCAGGTTGGTGGTGACCTCGCTCATCAGCGCCGCGATCTGCGACTTGCGCACGCCGGCGTAGAGAATGCCGGTGACGTCGCCGGCTGGCGAATAGATCGGCTCGTAGATCGTGTAATAGGGGGTGCCGAGGATGACGGCCTCGCCCCGGAAGGTCTCGCCCCGCGTCAGCACCGGATAGACCGCGCCGGTCTGGCCGAGCTTGGTGCCCACGGCCCGCGAGCCGTCCGGCTTGATGATGTTGGTGGTCTTGCGCCAGAAGTCGCGGGTGGCCTCGTCCCACTTGAAGACGGTGGCGGTTTCGCCCGTCATCCGGCCGATCGTGTCGATCATGGTGTGATCGTCGACGGTTTCGGGAATGCTCTCCATGACGATGCGCCGGACGTTGCCGTCCGCGCCCCATTCTACGGTGGTGCCGGGCATGTCGCGTTCCGCGATGGTGGCCGCAACCCGCAGGCTGGTGTTCTGCCGGGCGACGGCGTCGCGTTCGATCTTGTCCGACAGGATCACGGTGATGACGGCGCCCACCGTTGCGAG
It encodes the following:
- a CDS encoding nucleoside recognition domain-containing protein translates to MKSFRSMLSYPRSLLHRSFATFLVLVKIMLPVMLLVRLGDLYGLTDALGRGLAPVMALVDLPPEAGLIWAVTLLTSLYGGLGAFVSLQGEMALTVAEISVLASLMLFAHALPVEQAIVRRAGASFLATSALRVGVGFVYAAVVAWIYRLTETVSPVVALDWMPAGLSTPDWSSWALATGQSLLTMLTIIVALFLLLDVLKALGVIAWSTRALNPLLRLLGIPPSLAPLTSIGLLLGLSYGGGLIIQETMTTRYDKRDLFLALSCLSLCHSLIEDTALMLAIGADVWVVLVGRIVATVVVIAALARLVHRAGPRPLPQG
- a CDS encoding methyl-accepting chemotaxis protein gives rise to the protein MRLLPRLNLVSIVSLASAIMIVLALATVGAVITVILSDKIERDAVARQNTSLRVAATIAERDMPGTTVEWGADGNVRRIVMESIPETVDDHTMIDTIGRMTGETATVFKWDEATRDFWRKTTNIIKPDGSRAVGTKLGQTGAVYPVLTRGETFRGEAVILGTPYYTIYEPIYSPAGDVTGILYAGVRKSQIAALMSEVTTNLLIAFVPILLVAVAGMALLARRLMRPIPQVAAAARQIADEDLSVEVPFTQRGDEIGDMARAVEVFKGRALERRELAAEREEASAATQARQAEIDTLITEFRETVQGLIGTVGETAAGLDRTARDLSASAQDSAERASETSEASSVATSNVQTVASAAEELSASIAEISRQVGQTTQVVAQATEGTHATNEKIAGLAEAASKIGEVVKLITDIAEQTNLLALNATIEAARAGEAGKGFAVVAAEVKELATQTSKATEEISAQIGAIQGSTGEAVTAIGEIAQIMQEVNGYTTSIASAVEQQGAATSDISRSVQQAAQGTSAVTGNMERLAETVERTSSAADTVLDASGAMSQNTDALKAEIDRFLSRVAAA
- a CDS encoding xanthine dehydrogenase family protein molybdopterin-binding subunit, producing the protein MAGSTEGIGAPVKRREDKRFITGKGRYTDDMAVAGMCHAAFVRSPHAHAKVRGIDAEAARAMPGVIAVLTGEELVADGVGNLICGWMIHSKDGTPMKMGAWRALEGETVRHVGQAVAVVVAETRTQARDAADAVVVDYDPLPAVVDALDALEPGAPQLHEEAPGNLIFDWEIGDAAAVDAAFAAAAHVTKMEIRNNRLVPNPMEPRAALASYDAAEEHYTLWTTSQNPHVARLVLSAFYNIAPEHKLRVIAPDVGGGFGSKIYIYPEEMVCLWASKKTGVPVKWTCDRTEAFLTDAHGRDHHSQAEMALDADNRITGLRVKTVANLGAYMSLFSSSVPTYLYATLLSGQYDIPAIHANVKTVYTNTTPVDAYRGAGRPEATYLVERMMETAARELGVDPAAFRRKNFVRAFPHQTPVIMCYDAGDYDASLDAALKAIDYDGFAARKAEAARRGKLRGLGFSCYIEACGIAPSQAVGSLGAGVGLWESAEVRVNPVGTIEVLTGSHSHGQGHETTFAQLVAERLGVGLDTVSIVHGDTDKVQFGMGTYGSRSGAVGMSAISRALDKVEAKAKKLAAHLMEASEGDITLEGGTFKVAGTDKELPFFQVALAAYTAHNMPDGMEPGLKEGAFYDPTNFTFPSGTYICEVEVDPETGKTEIVDFVAADDFGTIINPMIVEGQVHGGLTQGIGQALYENAAYDADGQLLSASYMDYCMPRADDVPSYRLMTTVTECPGNPLGMKGCGEAGAIGSPPAVINAITDAIGTNALEMPATPANVWRALQGAQAAQAAE
- a CDS encoding methyl-accepting chemotaxis protein, with protein sequence MSRLLRLVGNMGFAAKIGGGFAIVLLLTAIVGGAGTMTIGGLTDQMSTSKVASDVMARLQDVSAAQETFLRSRAPENATETVEGIAALGARLDALKTAVAGDAEAEGSVDAALGSVAVLQTDFDKVNAEIMRQESLLETLTGTVTALGNHANMINSQMQGERRDAKRQSVGMAATRRNADDIGRTVAALREEALRIQYLFLQATTSTASTSMEEAEAGVANLVADAAALTNMRVDGIDEALVEELAAKTKELEALLTELNTTTDFASVYQLRQDVKGTLATISDMAKTVQTSAYAAIADVQKKAQAQAVAQVKVDMVSAYGADLAEQALRIKGSTLELISGFGEATQEQVHSELAELDRLAGMIGSAASQFPEVEEMVEQIKSEIEAYRGTFDDMVASVETVTRMTASLTDVAADVRTQVSDLAAEQAQDAAAAGTASFWAIIVTLAVAVAFGGLVAVVLSLAITRPTRRLTNVMGRLAEGDTDVEIDDADRRDEIGAMSRTLEVFRDNMRERARMRAAQEQEQAAAAERQARVDRLIADFRSHVQELLGSVGETAAGMEETARDLTRIASESAGRAEETSRASGTATQNVENVATAAEELAASISEISRQVGQTTQVVTRASEGTRETNEKVAGLAEAANKIGEVVNLIQAIAEQTNLLALNATIEAARAGEAGKGFAVVAAEVKELANQTSKATEDISSQISAIQNSTREAVDAIAGITATMEEVDTYTSAIAAAVEQQGAATNEISRNVQNAAEGTTAVSENMGTLSNAVAETNASADMVLSASGDVGQKTRDLRARIDGFLEEVTAA
- a CDS encoding (2Fe-2S)-binding protein; this encodes MAEVTMTVNGKSVSRTVEDRTLLVEFLREGAGLTGTHVGCDTSQCGACVVHVDGKAVKACTMLAAQASGASVTTVEGLASGGELHPVQAAFREHHGLQCGFCTPGMIMAAVDMIERLGAPLDEATIRAELEGNICRCTGYHNIVKAIAAASETMAGMKTAAE
- a CDS encoding xanthine dehydrogenase family protein subunit M, with protein sequence MYETSYHRATSVADAAAKLAASDEGKILAGGQTLLPTMKQRLAAPSHVIDVRHIADMAGIAETGAGGVRIGAATTHAEVATSQIVQRLLPGLASLAGHIGDPHVRHMGTIGGSLANNDPAADYPAAVLALGATIHTDRRQIAAEDYFTGLFETALDDTEIVTAVEIPAASACAYAKYPNPASRYAMVGVFVARTDAGVRVAVTGAGADGVFRHAGLETALEADFSPDAIAGVTTDANGLLADIHGSADYRAHLITVMAKRAVNACKP